One Alkaliphilus sp. B6464 genomic window carries:
- the lepB gene encoding signal peptidase I: protein MKKKIETTLDWLQAIFIAVIIAVIIENLVFSFAVVSGQSMFPTLETEDRLLVVRMPYIYKELNKGDLVIFNPPNGLDKREMFIKRVIAKEDDHFFIEDGVLYINGEKQIENYTCEEEYLPRNYNYIEGIVPPNMVFVMGDNRNDSNDSRTFGFVPKDRVKGRVLLKIWPLDEMRAFISPN from the coding sequence ATGAAAAAAAAAATTGAAACAACTTTAGATTGGCTACAGGCTATTTTTATAGCTGTAATAATTGCGGTTATAATAGAGAATCTAGTATTTAGTTTCGCAGTAGTAAGTGGGCAGTCTATGTTTCCTACATTAGAAACTGAAGACAGGCTATTGGTAGTTCGCATGCCTTATATATATAAGGAGCTTAATAAGGGAGACCTTGTTATTTTCAATCCTCCCAATGGCTTAGACAAAAGGGAAATGTTTATTAAAAGAGTTATAGCTAAAGAAGATGATCATTTTTTTATTGAAGATGGTGTTTTATATATAAATGGTGAAAAACAGATAGAAAACTATACTTGTGAAGAGGAATATTTACCACGTAATTATAATTATATAGAAGGTATAGTGCCACCTAATATGGTTTTTGTAATGGGAGATAATCGAAATGATAGTAATGATAGTCGAACTTTTGGATTTGTTCCTAAGGATAGAGTGAAGGGTAGGGTGCTTTTAAAGATTTGGCCATTAGACGAAATGAGAGCCTTTATAAGCCCTAACTAA
- a CDS encoding BhlA/UviB family holin-like peptide, which produces MEQQLLNLAAGNGLWASLYVFLFIYVLYDSRHREKKYQETISENQSVIKNLTEKFGIVEIIEKDVSYIKAELRR; this is translated from the coding sequence ATGGAACAACAACTTTTAAATTTAGCAGCAGGAAATGGACTTTGGGCTTCTCTTTACGTTTTTCTTTTTATATACGTATTGTACGATAGTAGACATAGAGAAAAGAAATATCAGGAAACTATAAGTGAAAATCAATCAGTAATTAAAAATCTTACAGAGAAGTTTGGAATAGTGGAAATAATTGAAAAAGACGTATCTTACATAAAAGCAGAATTGAGAAGATAA
- a CDS encoding RusA family crossover junction endodeoxyribonuclease, whose translation MLKFTIPGRPLSKSNFKLTNVNGQAWMPRAGKHSKYIAYENMIAGYINQQYLGPKLENQLITVLKLYFPDKRMGDLHNYPKSICDGIEKSGIIKNDKQLRPVLLFDFIDKENPRVEIELYDFNEYKVEYDILPIK comes from the coding sequence ATGTTAAAATTCACTATACCAGGACGTCCCCTTAGTAAATCTAACTTTAAGCTAACTAATGTTAATGGCCAGGCTTGGATGCCTAGAGCCGGTAAACATAGTAAATATATTGCTTATGAAAACATGATAGCTGGTTATATAAACCAACAATATTTAGGGCCTAAACTTGAAAACCAGTTGATTACCGTTCTTAAGCTATATTTCCCTGATAAAAGGATGGGAGACTTACATAATTACCCTAAAAGTATTTGCGATGGAATCGAAAAAAGTGGAATAATTAAAAATGATAAACAACTTAGACCTGTCCTATTATTTGATTTTATTGATAAAGAAAATCCTAGGGTAGAAATTGAACTCTATGATTTTAATGAATATAAAGTTGAGTATGATATACTGCCAATTAAATAG
- a CDS encoding phage holin family protein, with protein sequence MNELNSVIEVLKVFLINPWLLSFGGLWVIGYMLKEHTSFNNKLIPWVILVLGLGLGQALIEKSLAGAIIGLLMGYIVIGFYEHIKNSIEFFKG encoded by the coding sequence ATGAACGAATTAAATAGTGTTATAGAAGTATTGAAGGTATTTTTAATCAATCCTTGGTTATTGTCATTCGGTGGATTATGGGTAATCGGGTACATGTTAAAAGAACATACATCATTTAACAACAAATTAATCCCTTGGGTGATTTTAGTATTAGGGTTAGGTTTAGGTCAAGCCTTGATAGAAAAGAGTCTAGCAGGGGCAATTATAGGATTATTAATGGGATATATAGTTATAGGATTCTATGAACATATTAAAAATAGTATAGAGTTTTTTAAAGGGTAG
- the queG gene encoding tRNA epoxyqueuosine(34) reductase QueG: MDLKEKIISYSKDIGIDLIGFTDAKPFEDLKKILVERKEKGNLSGFEEEDIELRIDPKRTLDSAKSIIVIAMSYYIKDEKVGRDENPQFYGELARTAWGQDYHIVLKSKLEKLAHFISDKYDRFEYKTFVDTGPLVDRYLANRAGIGFYGYNSAIINDNFGSWIFLGYMITNLPIKEDKPLNHVSCLGCNLCIKNCPTSAIEGPYEFNANKCLSNVLQQKREIPEVTLSIINNKIYGCDICQNVCPHNIDIKEMTTKAFIPDDLPYKVDLIPLLKLSNKEYNSLFKENASGWRGKKILQRNAIIALGNYKDKEAIPYLIPMLKDVRPDIRKITIWALYNINPKVAVELMDSIKDSEKEQDVLETINMYLNKYYNK, from the coding sequence ATGGACCTAAAGGAAAAAATTATATCTTATTCGAAAGATATAGGGATAGATTTAATTGGATTTACAGATGCTAAGCCCTTTGAGGATTTGAAAAAAATATTAGTAGAACGTAAAGAAAAAGGCAATTTATCTGGTTTTGAAGAAGAGGATATTGAGCTAAGGATTGACCCTAAAAGAACTTTAGATAGTGCTAAATCTATTATAGTTATTGCCATGTCCTATTATATAAAAGATGAGAAGGTAGGTCGCGATGAAAACCCACAGTTTTACGGTGAACTAGCTAGAACAGCTTGGGGGCAAGACTACCATATAGTACTAAAGAGCAAGCTAGAAAAGTTAGCACACTTTATTTCTGATAAATATGATAGATTTGAGTATAAGACCTTTGTAGATACAGGGCCTTTAGTAGATAGATATTTAGCAAACCGGGCTGGTATAGGATTTTATGGCTATAATTCGGCAATTATAAATGATAACTTTGGATCTTGGATATTTTTAGGATATATGATAACAAATCTTCCAATTAAAGAGGACAAGCCTTTAAATCATGTAAGCTGTTTAGGGTGTAATTTATGTATTAAAAACTGTCCTACGTCAGCTATAGAAGGTCCTTATGAATTTAATGCTAATAAATGCTTATCTAATGTACTACAACAAAAAAGAGAAATTCCAGAGGTAACATTATCAATAATTAACAATAAAATATATGGATGTGACATATGTCAAAATGTTTGCCCTCATAACATAGACATTAAGGAAATGACGACTAAGGCATTTATACCTGATGATCTTCCTTATAAAGTTGATTTAATACCATTACTTAAATTATCTAATAAAGAGTACAATTCGCTTTTCAAGGAAAATGCATCAGGATGGAGAGGGAAAAAAATATTACAGAGAAATGCAATAATTGCTCTAGGAAATTACAAAGATAAAGAAGCTATACCTTATTTAATACCTATGCTGAAGGATGTAAGACCAGATATTAGAAAAATAACAATATGGGCTTTATATAATATTAATCCTAAAGTGGCTGTAGAGCTAATGGATAGCATTAAGGATAGTGAAAAGGAACAAGATGTACTAGAAACCATAAATATGTATTTGAATAAATATTATAATAAATAG
- a CDS encoding CD1375 family protein, whose translation MLYAWKIKSYAYLVKIERYELEPVEGSEKVIVEESYRTAVAIYLTTGEVAA comes from the coding sequence ATGTTATATGCTTGGAAAATTAAATCTTATGCTTATTTAGTGAAAATCGAAAGATACGAATTAGAGCCAGTTGAGGGTAGTGAAAAAGTTATTGTAGAAGAAAGTTATAGAACAGCAGTAGCAATCTACTTAACAACAGGAGAAGTTGCAGCATAG
- a CDS encoding N-acetylmuramoyl-L-alanine amidase family protein — protein MKKYIVVLDPGHGGSDPGAVGPTGLKESHVAFKIACMVSDILVRYGIEIIFTRAGDTRVSLDERVRIANNSNVDYFVSIHINSATNPKATGTETFAYKVGVEGDRLAYSIQSNLVQAIGLADRGVKYNSLQVVRETPMPACLVEVAFINNPNEEQLLKSAEFLEKAAIGIAKGILEHIGIDYMPKEEEAMGWEEKQGLEHLENLVKKKIIDSPEFWKDKLTEPMPTWAILSLIDRITDK, from the coding sequence ATGAAGAAATATATAGTAGTTCTAGATCCGGGCCATGGCGGAAGTGATCCAGGAGCAGTAGGTCCTACAGGACTAAAAGAAAGCCACGTAGCTTTTAAAATTGCATGTATGGTATCAGATATTCTCGTGCGGTATGGTATAGAGATTATATTTACAAGGGCAGGGGATACAAGAGTAAGCTTAGATGAACGTGTTAGAATAGCAAACAACTCTAATGTGGATTACTTCGTATCTATTCATATTAATAGTGCTACCAATCCTAAAGCCACGGGGACAGAAACATTTGCATACAAGGTAGGAGTTGAAGGGGATAGACTAGCTTATTCTATTCAAAGTAATCTAGTACAAGCAATAGGATTAGCAGATCGGGGAGTTAAATATAATAGTCTACAAGTTGTTAGAGAGACTCCAATGCCAGCTTGCCTAGTAGAAGTAGCCTTTATTAATAATCCTAATGAGGAACAGTTATTAAAGAGTGCCGAGTTTTTAGAGAAGGCAGCTATAGGAATTGCAAAAGGAATATTAGAACACATAGGTATTGATTATATGCCGAAGGAGGAAGAAGCCATGGGTTGGGAAGAAAAACAAGGATTAGAGCATCTTGAGAACTTGGTAAAAAAGAAAATAATTGATAGTCCCGAGTTCTGGAAGGATAAATTAACAGAACCAATGCCAACATGGGCCATATTAAGCCTTATAGACAGAATTACAGACAAATAG
- a CDS encoding manganese catalase family protein → MIYQLTKDATVEELEAAGLGSNYAIRNGALFPSDANGVPWTAAYIQAHADPITDLHEDMAAEQKARSTYQHLIKLTDDPGITDALRFLREREVVHFQRFGEALRIVQEYMQCKKIF, encoded by the coding sequence ATGATTTATCAATTAACAAAGGATGCTACAGTAGAAGAGTTAGAAGCAGCAGGACTTGGTTCTAATTATGCAATTAGAAATGGGGCATTATTCCCATCAGATGCCAATGGTGTGCCTTGGACGGCAGCATATATTCAGGCCCATGCAGATCCTATTACAGATTTACATGAAGATATGGCAGCTGAACAAAAAGCCCGATCTACTTATCAGCATTTAATAAAGTTAACTGATGACCCAGGAATAACAGATGCTTTGAGGTTTTTACGGGAGCGAGAAGTTGTACATTTTCAAAGATTTGGAGAAGCATTAAGGATTGTACAAGAGTATATGCAGTGTAAAAAGATTTTTTAA